A single region of the Microlunatus panaciterrae genome encodes:
- a CDS encoding O-antigen ligase family protein, which translates to MTHLVLWIAACGLLAWFTRHRPVRGVALVLVLWAAVPAIAAHVLTGLSRGPVAFHPATWLVLSIVAVQLIFGLPQLVAALNRHIYVVVAVGTFICGAFATNMAFNSGGTRLLVDQVVAPFLVFWIVVAFGDRDRQALLLLRNTVLAVIAALCALAFVQLLAGRILFYTADYEALDWFHPEKFDRWMGTTDSPLVLSLGICIAAPLTVSLRRDLIRFALLGCYLVGVIITQSRTGGVMLAAILLYIVIRAPMRLWARTLYAMLMAIAGYVALTSTLASGLNARIANDTGSAEARATALRFFTNHWLDYAFTGQGLTSSYQIARNAGLITSLESSYLMYAVDTGIILATVYFGAQLCLILRHAGQKGLRGVTVAALVGFVLQHTFSAVAGANLSGTLIWVVIGMTVIGSSCPAARRPEPSRRLEPSLRAQPVNAP; encoded by the coding sequence GTGACACATCTGGTCCTGTGGATCGCCGCTTGCGGTCTGCTGGCGTGGTTCACCCGGCACCGCCCGGTGCGCGGTGTCGCCCTGGTCCTGGTGCTGTGGGCGGCCGTGCCGGCCATAGCGGCGCACGTGCTCACCGGGTTGTCCCGCGGGCCGGTGGCCTTCCACCCGGCAACCTGGTTGGTGCTGAGCATTGTCGCCGTGCAGCTGATCTTCGGCCTGCCCCAGCTGGTGGCTGCGCTCAATCGGCACATCTATGTGGTGGTCGCCGTCGGTACCTTCATCTGCGGCGCCTTCGCCACCAACATGGCGTTCAACAGCGGTGGCACCAGGTTGCTGGTCGACCAGGTGGTAGCGCCCTTCCTGGTCTTCTGGATCGTCGTCGCGTTCGGTGACCGGGACCGGCAGGCGCTGCTGCTGCTGCGCAACACCGTGCTGGCGGTCATTGCGGCGCTCTGTGCACTGGCCTTCGTCCAGTTACTCGCAGGCCGAATCCTCTTCTACACCGCCGACTATGAGGCGCTGGACTGGTTCCATCCGGAGAAGTTCGACCGCTGGATGGGGACCACTGACAGCCCGTTGGTGTTGTCGTTGGGCATCTGCATCGCTGCTCCGTTGACGGTCAGCCTGAGGCGCGACCTGATCCGGTTCGCCCTGCTGGGGTGCTACCTGGTCGGCGTCATCATCACCCAGTCCCGTACGGGTGGGGTGATGCTGGCCGCCATCCTGCTCTACATCGTCATCCGCGCGCCGATGCGGCTGTGGGCTCGGACGCTCTACGCGATGCTGATGGCGATCGCCGGGTATGTGGCGCTTACGTCGACGCTGGCCAGTGGGCTGAACGCGCGCATCGCCAATGACACCGGTTCCGCCGAGGCACGTGCCACCGCGCTGCGTTTCTTCACCAACCACTGGCTCGACTACGCGTTCACCGGACAGGGACTCACCTCGAGCTATCAGATCGCCCGGAACGCTGGATTGATCACCAGCCTGGAGAGCTCATATCTGATGTATGCCGTGGACACCGGCATCATTCTGGCGACCGTCTACTTCGGCGCGCAGCTGTGCCTGATCCTCCGGCACGCCGGACAGAAGGGACTGCGCGGAGTCACTGTGGCGGCCCTGGTCGGGTTTGTCCTCCAGCACACCTTCAGCGCTGTGGCCGGAGCCAACCTGAGCGGCACGCTGATCTGGGTCGTGATCGGTATGACGGTGATCGGCTCGTCCTGCCCCGCCGCCCGCCGCCCCGAGCCGTCCCGCCGCCTCGAGCCCTCACTTCGGGCCCAGCCCGTCAACGCGCCCTAG
- a CDS encoding polysaccharide biosynthesis tyrosine autokinase, whose product MSARYVRRSETGPQRTAGESHSPFVDLREHARAIRRFWRSVALLVLLGIGVAALITFRTAPVYETQTTYFVDASLGGTDSALQADEFAQRRINSYVGLVTSERMAKVIIDDTGLDLQPADVSAMITATVQPETVLLAVVVADTSPDRSRLISQSIARNLDEQIGQLDNRGKTSKVDVSVLSGPTLNPTPVSPRTKLNLAIGLLLGLGLGVAQAILRQQLDTSFQTRDQLAAVTGVPTLGQLSYDRNAKSSPVLTATTGHSRRAETFRQLRTNLRFVDAASPVSVLVVTSAVESEGKTTTAINLALTFAEAGSRVLLIDADLRKPKLENYLDLEASAGLTSVLIGEANVDDVVQDWGAQGLQVLASGPIPPNPSELLGSPTMEKVVAELRSSYDVVVIDSPPLLPVTDAAVTSVQADGVLFVVRHGKTRRDQVLQSMSQLDGVDTRILGTVLSMAPGSRRDNLPNYYQEPAS is encoded by the coding sequence GTGAGCGCCCGGTACGTTCGGCGATCGGAAACCGGCCCGCAGCGGACGGCAGGGGAGTCGCATTCCCCGTTCGTCGACCTCCGTGAGCATGCCCGCGCGATCCGCCGGTTCTGGCGCTCGGTCGCGTTGCTGGTGCTGCTGGGCATCGGGGTGGCTGCACTGATCACCTTCCGGACCGCCCCGGTGTACGAGACGCAGACGACCTACTTCGTCGACGCCTCTCTCGGCGGCACCGACTCGGCACTACAGGCTGACGAGTTCGCGCAGCGACGGATCAACTCCTACGTCGGGCTGGTCACCAGCGAGCGGATGGCCAAGGTCATCATCGACGACACTGGTCTCGACCTGCAGCCGGCGGACGTGAGTGCGATGATCACGGCGACGGTCCAGCCGGAGACCGTGCTGCTGGCCGTTGTCGTCGCCGACACCTCCCCGGACCGTTCGCGGCTGATCTCCCAGTCCATCGCCCGCAACCTCGACGAGCAGATCGGGCAGTTGGACAACCGCGGCAAGACGAGCAAGGTTGACGTCAGCGTGCTGTCCGGACCGACGCTGAACCCGACACCGGTGTCACCGCGCACCAAGCTCAATCTGGCGATCGGGCTGTTGCTGGGGCTCGGTCTGGGTGTCGCCCAGGCGATCCTGCGCCAGCAGCTGGACACCAGCTTCCAGACCCGGGACCAGCTGGCCGCGGTGACCGGCGTACCCACGCTCGGCCAACTCAGTTATGACCGGAATGCGAAGTCCTCTCCGGTGCTGACAGCGACGACCGGGCACTCGCGGCGCGCCGAGACCTTCCGGCAGCTGAGGACCAACCTCAGGTTCGTCGACGCGGCTAGCCCTGTCTCAGTGTTGGTGGTGACGTCTGCCGTCGAGAGCGAGGGCAAGACCACCACAGCCATCAACCTGGCGTTGACCTTCGCAGAAGCGGGGAGCCGGGTGCTGCTCATCGATGCCGACTTGCGCAAACCCAAACTGGAGAACTACCTCGACCTGGAGGCGTCGGCCGGGCTGACCAGTGTGCTCATCGGGGAAGCCAACGTAGACGATGTCGTGCAGGACTGGGGTGCCCAGGGGCTACAGGTGCTGGCCAGCGGGCCGATCCCGCCCAACCCGAGCGAGCTGCTCGGCAGCCCGACCATGGAGAAGGTCGTCGCCGAGCTCCGGTCCAGCTATGACGTGGTCGTGATCGACTCACCGCCGCTGCTGCCGGTGACGGATGCCGCCGTCACCTCGGTGCAGGCCGACGGCGTCCTGTTCGTCGTACGTCACGGCAAGACCCGGCGGGACCAGGTGCTGCAGTCGATGAGCCAGCTGGACGGGGTCGACACACGCATCCTCGGCACGGTGCTGAGCATGGCTCCCGGATCGCGCCGCGACAACCTGCCGAACTACTACCAGGAACCGGCCTCCTAG
- a CDS encoding glycosyltransferase family 2 protein, translated as MTVVDQVGHVVIAVLTYKRPADLAELLPLLIKQMDGVDEQVSVMVIDNDPAASARETVAGFAAVLDDASLVTYVHEPTPGIAYARNRALDEAADAHLLIFLDDDERPTETWLQSMIETYRRTGCAGAAGPVLPDYETEPDPWIVAGGFFVRKQFPDGAERPAAGSGNLLLDVRQLNELGPLRFDPEFGLTGGSDTVFTYHITRSGRKIIWSEGAAVVDKVPSKRSTRAWVLQRAFRNGNGQSRIELTWQTNPVRKMVTRLKLTAGGLARIAFGGLRAASGLLSRSKVHHARGSRTMIKGFGMLCGAWGVVYTEYGRGKKS; from the coding sequence ATGACCGTCGTCGATCAGGTCGGCCATGTCGTGATCGCCGTGCTGACCTACAAGCGGCCGGCTGATCTGGCAGAGCTGCTGCCGTTGCTGATCAAGCAGATGGACGGCGTTGACGAGCAGGTCTCGGTGATGGTGATCGACAACGACCCCGCTGCGAGCGCCCGGGAGACGGTGGCCGGGTTCGCCGCAGTGCTGGACGACGCGTCGCTGGTCACTTACGTGCACGAGCCCACGCCGGGCATCGCCTACGCCCGCAATCGCGCCCTCGACGAGGCCGCCGATGCACACTTGTTGATCTTCCTCGACGACGATGAGCGCCCCACCGAGACCTGGCTGCAGTCGATGATCGAGACCTACCGGCGCACCGGCTGCGCCGGCGCCGCCGGCCCAGTGCTGCCCGACTACGAGACCGAGCCCGACCCGTGGATCGTCGCCGGCGGGTTCTTCGTCCGCAAGCAGTTCCCGGACGGAGCCGAGCGGCCCGCGGCCGGCTCCGGCAACCTGCTGCTGGACGTCCGGCAGCTCAACGAGCTCGGACCGCTCCGCTTCGACCCCGAGTTCGGGCTGACCGGAGGCTCCGACACCGTCTTCACCTACCACATCACCCGGAGCGGCCGGAAGATCATCTGGAGTGAGGGCGCCGCCGTCGTCGACAAGGTCCCCAGCAAGCGCTCAACTCGCGCCTGGGTGCTGCAGCGCGCATTTCGAAACGGTAACGGCCAGAGCCGGATCGAGCTCACCTGGCAGACCAACCCAGTCCGCAAAATGGTCACCCGACTCAAGCTGACAGCCGGCGGCCTGGCCCGGATCGCCTTCGGTGGCCTGCGGGCAGCCTCCGGTTTGCTGAGCCGGTCGAAGGTTCATCACGCGCGCGGCAGCAGGACCATGATCAAGGGCTTCGGCATGCTCTGCGGCGCCTGGGGCGTCGTCTACACCGAGTACGGACGGGGAAAGAAGTCATGA
- a CDS encoding lipopolysaccharide biosynthesis protein, with translation MKTEQRPGEVAGRGHHSVRWSGMAVVGRQASQMICALVLARLLGPDSYGVISAASVYVTLTTLFLDQGLAPALVQRPTLDPRSPGAVATMNLLAGLVLAVITFVCAPLIAGFFHVADLTGLLRVLAFGLLIKALAITPRAMQLRRLGFKVIGVGDIAGGVVGAVVGITAALLGAGYWAMAWQVITTDVVIAVVLLAKTRGTRPNLHLGLLGPILPFSLRIFASNGLAFFSRNCDNILVGRYLGVTSLSYYSMAYRVLVIPVQMLGQTVNRVTFPTLARVAADRQRVAAILVKVTELLAMAAVPPMVLVAVAAPEMISVVLGDRWLPTAPILSVLAIAGARETVMSTTQSLMRAMGRGKLIMRYEIVATSVQLTGIVVGLQFGLLGVAVGLTTAGFLLTPVMLLIQRNLSAVRIRDQLRTMLPAVHGSLWAAAAYLLVRLIGWHDAWTLVLGIVSYLVVGLAVLWLAHRKALRRTVVAAKGILGVG, from the coding sequence ATGAAGACAGAGCAGCGACCTGGAGAGGTCGCCGGGCGCGGCCACCACTCGGTCCGGTGGAGCGGAATGGCGGTCGTCGGCCGGCAGGCCTCGCAGATGATCTGCGCCCTCGTGCTCGCCCGCCTCCTCGGCCCCGACAGCTATGGCGTGATCAGCGCCGCCAGCGTCTACGTCACCCTGACCACTCTCTTTCTTGATCAAGGGCTGGCACCCGCACTGGTGCAGCGACCGACCCTCGACCCCCGGTCTCCCGGCGCAGTGGCGACCATGAACCTGCTCGCGGGCCTAGTGCTGGCCGTGATCACCTTCGTCTGCGCTCCCCTCATCGCCGGCTTCTTCCACGTTGCCGACCTCACCGGGCTGTTACGGGTGCTGGCCTTCGGCCTCTTGATCAAGGCCCTGGCCATCACCCCGCGGGCGATGCAGCTGCGGCGGCTCGGCTTCAAGGTGATCGGTGTCGGCGACATCGCCGGCGGGGTCGTCGGCGCGGTGGTCGGCATCACCGCCGCCCTGCTCGGCGCCGGCTACTGGGCGATGGCGTGGCAGGTGATCACCACTGACGTCGTGATCGCCGTCGTGCTGCTGGCGAAGACCCGCGGCACCCGACCCAATCTGCACCTCGGCCTGTTGGGCCCGATCCTGCCGTTCAGCCTGCGCATCTTCGCCAGCAACGGGTTGGCCTTCTTCTCCAGGAACTGCGACAACATCCTGGTCGGCCGCTATCTGGGCGTCACGTCACTCTCCTACTACTCGATGGCCTATCGAGTGCTGGTGATTCCGGTGCAGATGCTCGGACAGACGGTCAATCGGGTCACCTTCCCGACCCTCGCACGCGTGGCCGCGGATCGACAGCGGGTGGCTGCGATTCTGGTGAAGGTGACCGAGCTGCTGGCGATGGCTGCGGTGCCGCCGATGGTGCTGGTCGCCGTCGCCGCACCCGAGATGATCTCGGTGGTACTGGGCGATCGGTGGCTGCCGACCGCGCCGATCCTGTCGGTGCTCGCGATCGCCGGCGCACGGGAGACCGTGATGTCGACGACTCAGTCCCTGATGCGGGCGATGGGCCGCGGCAAGCTGATCATGCGCTATGAGATCGTGGCGACCAGCGTCCAGCTCACCGGCATCGTGGTCGGGCTGCAGTTCGGTCTGCTCGGCGTCGCCGTCGGTCTGACCACGGCAGGGTTCCTGTTGACGCCGGTGATGCTGCTCATCCAGCGGAACCTCTCCGCCGTGCGGATCCGCGACCAGCTCCGCACCATGCTGCCCGCCGTCCACGGCAGCCTCTGGGCCGCTGCGGCCTACCTGCTGGTCAGGCTGATCGGCTGGCACGACGCCTGGACGCTGGTGCTGGGCATCGTGAGCTACCTGGTCGTCGGACTGGCCGTGCTGTGGTTGGCGCACCGCAAGGCGCTGCGACGTACGGTCGTCGCGGCGAAGGGAATCCTGGGCGTCGGATAG